The following proteins come from a genomic window of Campylobacter concisus:
- a CDS encoding ABC transporter ATP-binding protein — translation MLELKNVEYEILRDKVVRNFSLNVKGGEVVTLFGPSGCGKTTILRLISGLNEPRKGKIFNSFKKTTYFFQENRLLTWKNALENVLLVMDKPDINAVLELFKKVGLSQKDTLKYPSELSGGMRQRVAFVRAVVTKPDLLLMDEPFSGLDYDMKEILIEIIGQRVSEGMSVVLVTHDRMEAVKMSNRIYFLSSKGAVIQRELEIDKDFKERDFTFISKMIDENFKGQIYYD, via the coding sequence ATGCTTGAGCTTAAAAATGTAGAGTATGAAATTTTAAGAGATAAGGTCGTAAGGAATTTTAGCCTAAATGTAAAAGGTGGCGAGGTAGTGACGCTTTTTGGGCCATCTGGATGTGGCAAAACGACGATACTTCGGCTTATTAGCGGACTAAATGAGCCTAGAAAAGGGAAAATTTTTAATAGCTTTAAAAAGACTACATATTTTTTCCAAGAAAATCGCCTACTTACATGGAAAAATGCTCTTGAAAATGTGCTTTTAGTTATGGATAAACCAGACATTAACGCCGTTTTAGAGCTTTTTAAAAAGGTTGGACTAAGTCAAAAGGACACTTTAAAATACCCAAGTGAGCTAAGCGGTGGCATGAGACAAAGGGTCGCTTTCGTAAGAGCGGTCGTGACAAAACCTGATCTACTTTTGATGGATGAGCCTTTTTCTGGGCTTGATTATGATATGAAAGAAATTTTAATTGAAATTATTGGCCAAAGAGTGAGCGAAGGTATGAGTGTAGTTCTTGTCACGCACGATAGAATGGAAGCTGTGAAGATGTCAAATAGAATTTATTTCCTATCAAGTAAAGGTGCAGTCATACAAAGAGAACTTGAAATAGACAAAGATTTCAAAGAGCGCGATTTTACGTTTATTAGCAAGATGATAGATGAAAATTTCAAAGGGCAAATTTATTATGATTAA
- a CDS encoding ABC transporter permease, with product MILIDGIKKDRSSFLKIIDYFWGGFSGFAVVFLILAIWQVGSEFSSPLLLPPPKDVFLKACEILKDYKNSEINITLCRSLIGVCSATFFGIFLGLIAGSFKSFAAFLKPVITLLLSMPPIIWIVLAIFWFGFGNFSTVFTIFITVLPLTFASSAVAMSSVDEELKEMFDAYNLGILKKIRHLYIPHLTSYIISSISVAVAMGVKIVIMAELLGANNGMGAKIANARAMLETTEVMAYVLLSITLIMLFEYLIIEPLKIALMPWRR from the coding sequence ATGATACTAATTGATGGCATTAAAAAAGATCGCTCAAGCTTTTTAAAAATAATTGACTATTTTTGGGGCGGATTTAGCGGATTTGCCGTAGTTTTTTTGATCTTAGCCATTTGGCAAGTGGGAAGCGAGTTTAGCTCCCCACTCTTGCTTCCGCCACCAAAAGATGTATTTTTAAAAGCCTGTGAAATTTTAAAAGATTACAAAAACAGCGAGATAAACATAACTCTTTGCAGATCACTGATTGGAGTTTGCTCGGCAACATTTTTTGGTATATTTTTAGGGCTAATAGCAGGTAGCTTTAAAAGTTTTGCAGCCTTTTTAAAGCCTGTTATTACCTTGCTTTTGTCGATGCCACCGATTATTTGGATAGTGCTTGCTATTTTTTGGTTTGGATTTGGAAATTTTAGTACCGTTTTTACTATCTTTATAACCGTTTTACCGCTTACTTTTGCAAGCTCAGCAGTTGCTATGAGTAGCGTAGATGAGGAGCTAAAAGAGATGTTTGACGCTTATAATCTAGGAATTTTAAAAAAGATAAGACACCTTTACATCCCACATCTTACGAGCTACATAATAAGCTCTATTAGCGTAGCTGTCGCAATGGGTGTAAAGATAGTCATAATGGCTGAGCTACTAGGTGCAAATAACGGCATGGGAGCAAAGATAGCAAATGCAAGAGCAATGCTTGAAACAACCGAGGTAATGGCGTATGTTCTTTTAAGCATCACTCTTATCATGCTCTTTGAATACCTCATCATCGAGCCACTAAAAATAGCTTTGATGCCTTGGAGAAGATGA
- a CDS encoding ABC transporter substrate-binding protein, with protein MLDRRKFLGLSTALGVSAFAPNLFAKESFTMWGAPAIPSVIMAVAALQGELNKTYDVSLNIWKTPDQLRAGVASGDIKVTMSPSNVAANLRNQGLDFAMLNLLTLGVMNAMVKDEKIKNLEDFVGKKLVMPFRGDMPDLVLRALCKKRGIDVSKIDITYTATPPEALLLFLQKDFDVLIVPQPLGEATILRGKKAGVSVHYSVDFPKIWGESFGTKPIIPMAGIIVERGFYEKNLSLFDTLHSDLKNALSWILENKQSAAKIGSSYLPAPEVALANAFDKANLTVTKANELQNEIMAFFEEIYQFNPKFLGGKMPDKGLFL; from the coding sequence ATGCTAGATAGAAGAAAATTTTTAGGACTTAGCACAGCTTTAGGCGTTAGCGCATTTGCACCAAATTTATTTGCAAAAGAGAGCTTTACTATGTGGGGCGCACCAGCGATCCCAAGCGTTATCATGGCAGTTGCTGCGCTGCAAGGGGAGCTAAATAAAACTTATGATGTAAGCCTAAATATCTGGAAAACACCAGATCAGCTTCGTGCAGGCGTAGCTAGTGGAGATATTAAAGTCACAATGTCACCATCAAATGTCGCTGCAAATTTAAGAAACCAAGGGCTTGATTTTGCTATGTTAAATTTACTGACTCTTGGCGTAATGAACGCTATGGTTAAGGATGAAAAGATCAAAAATTTAGAAGATTTTGTAGGCAAAAAGCTAGTCATGCCATTTCGAGGTGATATGCCTGATCTTGTCCTAAGGGCACTTTGCAAGAAGCGAGGTATAGACGTTAGCAAGATAGATATCACTTATACAGCAACGCCTCCAGAGGCACTGCTTTTATTTTTACAAAAAGATTTTGACGTTTTAATAGTTCCACAACCTCTTGGCGAAGCGACTATTTTGCGCGGTAAAAAAGCAGGCGTTAGCGTGCATTACTCAGTTGATTTTCCAAAAATTTGGGGCGAGAGTTTTGGTACAAAACCGATAATCCCAATGGCTGGCATTATCGTAGAAAGAGGCTTTTACGAGAAAAACTTAAGTCTATTTGACACGCTTCATAGCGATCTTAAAAATGCACTTTCATGGATACTTGAAAACAAACAAAGTGCAGCAAAGATAGGCTCAAGCTACTTGCCAGCTCCAGAAGTAGCACTTGCAAATGCCTTTGACAAGGCAAATCTAACAGTAACAAAAGCAAATGAACTACAAAATGAGATCATGGCGTTTTTTGAAGAAATTTATCAGTTTAATCCAAAATTTCTAGGTGGCAAGATGCCAGATAAAGGTCTATTTTTATGA
- a CDS encoding TonB-dependent receptor domain-containing protein encodes MRPILSLAVFSSLLLANEANLDIIKPIREFAPPPVITPNVAQSAFVENQFDRTQRSEYPFVTNLLDSSADMFHISAGMYGKSFYNSSLFKYRGANFYTILNANFTKANNYKDGSGKRWDYGYNRQGQSAILGFVPNELSELRLTFLRDNIDKDKQPEHAMDAFKTTRKVGKLNIRLGEEDLSNTLNLELAVKKVERKADNFHLRDATPNVKVDLKRNIFEANLKYDADFASFHNQIGTGFEKDKHDGKRYMKQGNNWVFNGYRFADVRNDKFMLFDTLAYKFNEANEASLALKYEEQRSKLNGIDTKFFAPNPIAPNTTRKLVRQIYGEDVSDKIKKDAFSASLKYKFTPNDKDSYFAKLESLSRLPSNMERFNALYGAGDNGWIANPNLEPERHNRAVLGFKFGSQFYKEYLNSLQNKDAFSFGGHFIADSVKNLIIFDRRHSKATMPLNKNAVISRNVDATLYSVNLNSEYSFARHFGLKSSLYYNYGQNKTDGRPLYQIRPFEANFAFDYKDYASFGSYNLGTALRLVSKQTRGDFSKQNGLGIDKKEAAKGFGLLDLYGGVEFKNKVGIRFGVANLFDKDYAEFISGDHVAALDPVVVHAPGRTFFISFHSSF; translated from the coding sequence ATGAGGCCCATTTTAAGCCTGGCAGTTTTTTCATCGCTGCTTTTAGCAAATGAAGCAAATTTAGACATTATAAAGCCTATTAGAGAATTTGCACCGCCACCAGTCATCACACCAAATGTTGCACAAAGCGCCTTTGTAGAAAATCAATTTGACCGCACTCAAAGAAGTGAATACCCATTTGTTACGAATTTGCTTGACAGCTCAGCTGATATGTTTCATATTTCAGCTGGAATGTATGGCAAAAGCTTTTACAACTCATCGCTTTTTAAATATCGCGGCGCAAATTTTTATACCATTTTAAACGCAAATTTCACCAAAGCAAATAACTACAAAGATGGCAGTGGCAAAAGATGGGACTATGGCTACAACAGACAAGGTCAAAGCGCTATCTTAGGTTTCGTACCAAATGAGCTTAGCGAGCTTAGGCTTACTTTTTTAAGGGACAATATCGATAAAGATAAGCAACCAGAGCATGCAATGGATGCTTTTAAAACAACCAGAAAAGTCGGCAAGCTAAATATTCGCTTGGGTGAAGAAGATCTATCAAACACACTAAATCTTGAGCTTGCTGTAAAAAAGGTTGAGCGAAAAGCTGATAATTTTCATCTAAGAGATGCCACTCCAAATGTGAAAGTGGATTTAAAGAGAAATATATTTGAGGCAAATTTAAAGTATGACGCTGACTTTGCAAGCTTTCACAATCAAATAGGCACTGGCTTTGAAAAAGATAAACATGACGGCAAAAGATACATGAAGCAAGGCAACAACTGGGTCTTTAACGGATACAGATTTGCTGATGTTAGAAATGATAAATTTATGCTCTTTGACACACTCGCTTATAAATTTAATGAAGCAAATGAAGCTTCTCTTGCCTTAAAATATGAAGAGCAAAGAAGTAAATTAAATGGCATCGACACTAAATTTTTTGCACCAAATCCGATCGCACCTAATACCACTCGCAAATTAGTTCGTCAAATTTACGGTGAGGACGTAAGTGACAAGATCAAAAAAGACGCTTTTAGCGCAAGTTTAAAATATAAATTTACACCAAACGACAAGGATAGCTATTTTGCAAAACTTGAGAGCTTATCTCGCTTGCCAAGTAATATGGAGCGTTTTAATGCACTTTATGGTGCAGGCGATAATGGCTGGATAGCAAATCCGAATTTAGAGCCAGAAAGGCACAATAGAGCAGTTCTTGGCTTTAAATTTGGCAGCCAGTTTTACAAAGAATACCTAAACTCTTTACAAAACAAAGATGCATTTAGCTTTGGAGGACATTTCATCGCTGATAGCGTTAAAAATTTGATCATTTTTGATAGACGCCACTCAAAAGCTACGATGCCGCTAAATAAAAATGCCGTCATCTCAAGAAACGTTGATGCAACGCTTTATAGTGTAAATTTAAACTCAGAATATAGCTTTGCAAGGCACTTTGGCTTAAAAAGCTCACTTTACTACAACTACGGACAAAACAAAACCGATGGCAGACCGCTTTATCAAATAAGACCTTTTGAGGCAAATTTTGCATTTGACTACAAAGACTATGCAAGCTTTGGTAGCTACAACCTTGGCACTGCGCTAAGGCTAGTTTCAAAGCAAACTAGAGGCGATTTCAGCAAGCAAAATGGCCTAGGTATCGACAAAAAAGAAGCTGCAAAAGGATTTGGTTTGCTTGATCTTTATGGCGGCGTAGAGTTTAAAAATAAAGTTGGCATAAGATTTGGCGTAGCAAATTTATTTGATAAAGATTATGCGGAATTTATCAGCGGTGATCACGTGGCAGCACTTGATCCAGTAGTCGTTCATGCCCCTGGCAGGACATTTTTCATTAGTTTCCACAGCAGTTTTTAA
- a CDS encoding molybdopterin synthase catalytic subunit produces MQIYNGSLDVQRITNEWYDRFKDKNCGALITFVGIVREEGGISALSFDIYEPILKKWLEAWEERAKKENAYVLFAHSKGDVAVHTSSYVAGIVSPQRKVALRLINEFVEDFKANAPIWKYDVINGERIYAKERSQAINGAGILA; encoded by the coding sequence ATGCAAATTTATAACGGAAGCTTGGATGTCCAAAGAATCACAAACGAGTGGTATGATAGGTTTAAGGATAAAAACTGCGGCGCGCTCATCACTTTTGTTGGAATTGTAAGAGAAGAAGGTGGCATTTCGGCACTTAGCTTTGACATCTATGAGCCAATACTTAAAAAATGGCTCGAAGCTTGGGAAGAGAGAGCCAAAAAAGAAAATGCCTACGTGCTCTTTGCTCACTCAAAAGGCGATGTGGCAGTGCATACGAGCTCATATGTAGCAGGCATTGTGAGCCCTCAAAGAAAGGTCGCACTAAGGCTTATAAACGAATTTGTCGAGGACTTTAAGGCCAATGCACCGATCTGGAAATACGACGTGATAAATGGCGAGAGAATTTATGCAAAAGAACGCAGCCAAGCGATAAATGGTGCTGGGATTTTAGCTTAG
- a CDS encoding MoaD/ThiS family protein, producing MIEIEFLGPIGLESIKIEAKNLGEVKAALSDKEELKKWLNICAVAVNDEIVSDINFTLKSGDKISILPPVCGG from the coding sequence GTGATAGAGATCGAATTTCTTGGGCCTATCGGGCTTGAGAGTATAAAAATAGAAGCAAAAAATTTAGGCGAGGTAAAAGCGGCTTTAAGCGATAAAGAGGAGCTAAAAAAATGGCTAAATATTTGTGCAGTCGCCGTAAACGATGAGATCGTAAGTGATATAAATTTTACCCTTAAATCAGGCGATAAAATTTCTATCTTACCGCCAGTTTGTGGGGGTTAA
- the nspC gene encoding carboxynorspermidine decarboxylase encodes MKENLKKIKTPAYVCEEAKVRKNLELLKYVKEQSGAKILVALKGFAFSGVMDMVGSYLDGATCSGLHEAKFANEYVKGEIHTYSPAFKDEDFDEILKISKHITFNSFAQWQKFKGIALQNGIICGLRVNPEVSLAPTDSYNPCGKFSRLGITRVNFKPELLDGISGLHFHALCEESASSLQIVLEAFEEKFGEFIPKMKWINMGGGHHITRADYDVELLINIIRRFRKKYGVEVYLEPGEAVGWQTGFLISSVLDIVHNEKDIAILDTSAEAHMPDTVLMPYRPAVRCESKNGKFAYRFGGNTCLAGDIVGLEAGDAEYKFDSELKIGDRVIFEDQIHYTIVKNTTFNGIKLPDLLLLKENGEIKMIRELGYEEYRRRN; translated from the coding sequence ATGAAGGAAAATTTAAAGAAAATAAAAACCCCAGCCTATGTCTGCGAAGAGGCAAAAGTACGTAAAAATTTGGAGCTTTTAAAATACGTCAAAGAACAAAGCGGAGCCAAAATTTTAGTAGCACTTAAGGGCTTTGCATTTAGTGGAGTGATGGATATGGTGGGCTCTTATCTTGATGGCGCGACTTGTAGTGGGCTTCATGAGGCAAAATTTGCAAACGAATACGTAAAAGGCGAGATTCATACTTATAGTCCAGCCTTTAAGGATGAGGATTTTGATGAAATTTTAAAAATTTCGAAACACATCACATTTAACTCTTTTGCACAGTGGCAAAAATTCAAGGGTATTGCCCTGCAAAATGGCATAATCTGCGGCCTACGCGTAAATCCAGAGGTCTCGCTAGCCCCAACTGACAGCTATAATCCATGCGGTAAATTTAGCAGGCTTGGCATTACAAGGGTAAATTTTAAGCCTGAGCTTCTTGATGGTATTAGTGGGCTTCATTTTCACGCACTTTGCGAGGAGAGTGCGAGCAGCTTGCAGATCGTACTGGAAGCGTTTGAAGAGAAATTTGGCGAGTTTATCCCAAAGATGAAGTGGATAAATATGGGCGGCGGTCACCACATCACGAGGGCTGATTACGACGTTGAGCTACTTATAAATATCATTAGGCGCTTTCGCAAAAAATACGGCGTAGAGGTATATCTGGAGCCTGGTGAGGCTGTGGGCTGGCAGACTGGCTTTTTGATAAGCAGCGTGCTTGACATCGTGCATAACGAAAAAGACATAGCCATCCTTGACACCTCGGCCGAAGCACACATGCCTGATACTGTGCTCATGCCTTACCGCCCAGCTGTTAGATGTGAGAGTAAAAATGGTAAATTTGCTTATAGATTTGGCGGCAATACCTGCCTAGCAGGTGATATAGTAGGGCTTGAAGCGGGCGATGCGGAGTATAAATTTGATAGCGAGCTAAAAATTGGCGACCGAGTCATCTTTGAAGATCAAATTCACTACACTATCGTGAAAAACACGACATTTAACGGCATAAAACTGCCTGATCTTCTACTTCTAAAAGAAAATGGCGAGATCAAGATGATTAGAGAGCTAGGCTACGAAGAGTATAGGCGTAGAAACTAG
- a CDS encoding DJ-1/PfpI family protein: MDIYALIFDDYETLDLMGPVEFLARVPGMKISYVSFDGGMKRSKQGFFIKTKKLSKMPKESVLLLPGGQGTRALVNDSEFILKLKECVLASQICLSVCTGSALIARTGELDSLKATSNKRSLEWVKSCGKAVKWQERARWVRAGKFYTASGVAAGMDMVLGFIGDHFGKELAQNIATETEYNWQKSSKIDKFAKIYGY, from the coding sequence ATGGACATTTACGCTCTTATCTTTGATGACTACGAGACGCTTGATCTTATGGGGCCGGTAGAGTTTTTAGCAAGGGTGCCTGGGATGAAGATAAGCTACGTCTCGTTTGATGGTGGGATGAAAAGAAGCAAGCAAGGCTTTTTTATAAAAACAAAAAAGCTTAGCAAGATGCCAAAAGAGAGCGTTTTGCTACTCCCTGGAGGTCAGGGCACAAGGGCGCTTGTAAATGATAGTGAGTTTATCTTAAAGCTTAAAGAGTGCGTTTTGGCATCTCAAATTTGCCTAAGTGTATGCACTGGCTCGGCTCTCATCGCTCGCACTGGAGAGCTTGACAGCCTTAAGGCTACCTCAAACAAAAGATCGCTTGAGTGGGTAAAAAGTTGCGGCAAGGCTGTAAAATGGCAAGAGCGCGCTAGGTGGGTGAGAGCAGGTAAGTTTTACACAGCTTCAGGCGTCGCTGCTGGCATGGATATGGTGCTTGGCTTTATCGGCGATCATTTTGGCAAGGAGCTAGCCCAAAATATCGCAACCGAAACCGAATACAACTGGCAAAAAAGCTCAAAGATAGATAAATTTGCCAAAATTTATGGGTATTAA